Proteins encoded together in one Vanessa tameamea isolate UH-Manoa-2023 chromosome 30, ilVanTame1 primary haplotype, whole genome shotgun sequence window:
- the LOC113391617 gene encoding uncharacterized protein LOC113391617, which produces MEEAFNKLKNNRRNSVDNLIKWMKDSKIVDGVNVTEEKARKLFENIADSKNVEIEKFQEAISKLATEQKKTVEEFTNTLAKEGPKFLNAAFEAASAAASTLKDTLMTK; this is translated from the exons ATGGAGGAAGCGTTcaataaactcaaaaataatCGTCGAAATTCCGTTGACAATCTTATTAAATGGATGAAGGATT CAAAAATCGTGGACGGCGTTAATGTCACAGAGGAGAAAGCTCGGAAGCTCTTCGAAAACATCGCCGATTCTAAGAACGTCGAAATTGAAAAATTTCAAGAGGCAATCAGTAAATTGGCCACCGAACAGAAGAAAACTGTCGAAGAGTTCACCAATACTCTGGCGAAAGAAGGCCCCAAGTTTTTAAATGCTGCGTTCGAAGCCGCAAGCGCTGCTGCTAGTACGTTAAAAGATACATTAATGACAAAGTAA